The following DNA comes from Micromonospora chokoriensis.
CCGCTGCACCGAACAGTCGCGGACGCCGAGCGCCCAGGCGGTGCCCTGCCCGTCGGCGATCACCTGGACCTCGACGTGCCGGGCGCCGGTGACCAGGCGTTCCAGGAACACGATGCCGCTGCCGAAGGCCCGCGCCGCCTCCTGGCTGGTCCGCTCGTACGCGTCGTCGAGCTCGGCCTCGTTCCGGATCACCCGGATGCCGCGCCCGCCGCCGCCCGCGGTCGCCTTGAGCATCAGCGGGTAGCCGATCTCGGCCGCCGCCGCCCGCGCCGCGGCCAGGGTCTCGACGGCGCCCCGGCTCCACGGGGCGACCGGTACGCCCACCTTCTCGGCGATCAGCTTGGAGCCGATCTTGTCACCGAGTTGGCGCATGGCGTCCGGGCTCGGTCCGATGAAGGTGACGCCGATCTTCTCGCACAGTTCCGCGAACGCGGGATCCTCGGCGACGAAGCCCCAGCCGACCCAGGCGGCGTCGGCCCCGGTCTCGGTCAGGGCGCGTTCCAGCACCTGGAGATTGAGGTACGGGCGGGCGGACGCCGGCCCGAGATCGTAGGCGATGTCCGCTTCGCGGACGAAGGTGGCGGTACGGTCGACGTCGGTGTAGAGCGCGACGGTTTCGAGCTGGATGCCGGTCTCCGCGGCCAACTCGCGGACCGCGTGGATGAGCCGCATGGCGGCTTCACCACGGTTGACGATGGCGACACGGTTGAACACCCGAATGACCCCTTAGCTAGACCGTGAACTGCAGTGATCACCTTTCCGGCTGGCGGCGGCCAGCGCTATGGCGCAACCACTGAACCAACAGTCGCTCAGTTGTAGGAAGTGCACAAAACTTTTTGGCACCCAGGCGCCGGCTCCTGCAGTTGACCACGTCGGCCCGGGCGGTTCACGTCGACCGCAGGCTGCGGTAACCGCCCGCAACAACCCGTCCGACGGTACGCAGCGCGCTGTCGCCGACGGTATCGGGATCGTCCCGGACCGCGTCGACGGAGACTGTCGCCCCGCTACGGAGAATGAGGGCGTGACCGTTCTCGATTCGCGCGCGCTCAACCGCGCGACGCTCGCCCGGCAGTTGCTCCTCGATCGCGCCGAGATGCCGGTCTCCGGCGCCGTCGCGCACCTCGGCGGTCTCCAGGCGCAGGAGCCGCAGGAGCCGTTCGTCGGGCTCTGGTCGCGGCTGCGTGCCTTCGACCCGGCGGTGCTCTCGCACCTGCTGACCGAGCGCCGGGTGGTGCGCACCCACCTGATGCGTCGCACCGTCCACCTGGTCGTCGCCGACGACGCCGTGGCCTGGCGGTCCCGTCATGACGCCATGCTGCGCCAACGGGTGCTCGGCGTCTACCGCGGCGAGTTGACCGGCGTCGACCTCGACGAGCTGGCCGTGGCGGCCCGCGCGGTGCTGGCCGACGGTGAGCCGCGCTCGATGCCGGAGATCGGGCGGGCGCTCGTCGAGCGCTGGCCGTCCGCGGGTGCGCGGGCGCTGGGCGAGATGGCCGTCGCGCTCCTCCCGTTGATTCAGCTGCCACCGCGCGGCCTGTGGCGGACGAAGGGGGGCGTGCGGCACGCCCTGCTCTCCGCGTGGCTGGGCCGCGACGTCGACCCGTCGACCCCGGACGGCACCGATCCCGTCGGGCAGGTGCTCGTCCGCCGCTATCTGACCGCGTTCGGGCCGGCCGCCACCGCCGACCTGCGTGCCTGGTGCGGCCTCGCCGGTCTGCCCACCGCCGTCGCCGCGATGCGCGACGAGCTGGTCACCTTCCGCGACGAGCGCGGCCGGAAGCTGATCGACCTGCCCGACGCGCCGCGCCCCGACCCGGAGACACCCGCCCCGGTGCGGTTCCTACCGGCGTTCGACAACGCGATCCTCGGCTACGACGACCGCAGCAGGATCATCGACGACGCGCACCGTCTCCTCTCGGTGGGCGGCGAACGCGTGGTGCTGGTCGACGGCCGGGTCGCCGCGACCTGGACCGTCGAGTCCGGCACGCTGACCGTCAACCCACTCACCAGCCTCACCCGAGCCGATCGCGCGGCCGTGGAGGAGCAGGGGCACGCCCTGGCGTTGTTCCTCTCCGACGACGAGAGCGACCGGGTCCGAGTGGTCCCGTCGTCCTCGTGAGGTGCCCTCACGGATCGAGCGTCCCCCATGGACGGTTCGCGCGGGATAGTGTGCGCGGCGATGGTGATTGGGCACGTTTCACGGGAGGCGATCACATGACATCGATGGGACGACGCGCGGCTCTACGCGCTGGCCTGGCGGCCACCGCCCTGGCGGGCGGGGCGACCCTGGCGGCCAAGCCGGCCGCGGCGGCGTTACCTGCCACGGGCGACGGCTGGGTCTCGGTGCTCGCGCACGGAGCGGTCGGCGACGGCGTCACCGACGACACCGCGGCCATTCAGGCGGCGTTCGACGCCGCGCGGACAGCCACGCCGAATCTGGGAGTGCTCTTCCCGGCCGGTCGGACATACCGCGTCAGCAACCGGGTGACCCTCTCCGGGCTGACCGACACCGCGCTGCGGGGGCACGGGGCCACCCTGGCGCTGATCGACGCCGCGCCGGTGACGGTGAAGGACCAGGTGCGCGGCGTGCTCCAGATCCAGGGCTGTCACCGGCTCAAGGTGCTCGGGCTCAACCTCGTCGACAACGCCGCCACGTACTGGTACAGCGGCCTGGTCATCACCGCGTCGACAGGCATCGTGGTCGACGGGGTGGTGTCCCGCGGATTCCGCCACACCGGCATCAGCGTCTGGGACAACACCCCCGGCACGTCCAACGACATCCTCATCACGAACTGCACCACCGAGGACGTCCGGTTGGGCATCGCCACGAACGGGCACGACGTGCGGATCACCAACAACCACGTGGCGATGGACTGGCTGTCGTCGCAGGAAGCCGAGGACTGGGGCGGCGTCTGGCGCGCGGAGTCCAAGTACTACGACGGCATCAACGTGTGGTTCGGCGCCGACCGCACCGTCGTCTCCGGCAACACCATCACCGAGTGCGGCCAGGCCGGCGTCTACACGCAGCAGGTGACGAACCTGGTGGTCGCCGACAACACCGTGTCCGGCTGCCAACTGCGGGGCATCGAGGTCGACGGCAGCGCGCGTGGCTCCCTGCCCCGGTCGGGGCAGGCCGTCGGCGTCTCCATCACCGGCAACGCGGTGACCGACTGCGTCGGCCACCTCAACGTCCTGGCCGCCCGGGACGTCACAGTGGTCGGCAACCGGGTGGAGAATCCAGACGCGAGCCGGGCCGTGAGCTGCGTCGCCGTGCACCAGGGCTCCACCAAGGCCGTCGTGGTGGGCAACCACCTGCGCCAGGCGCACCCGTCGCATCCCGCCGTCTTCGTGGACACTGCCTCGGTCGACGTCACCCTGGCGTGGAACGCGGTCGAGGCGGCCGTTCCCTACCAGGCGCCCGCGGACACGGTCGTCATCCGCCGCAGTGGCCCCGGGCAGATCCGCACCGACGGCAAGCTCATCGCCGTCGGCGGGATCGGAGTCGGCAACAGCGTCGCCGCCACCACGCCGGGGTCGGTGGTCCGCAAGATCGAGGTGTTCTCCTCCACCGGGCAGAGCCTGGGCTGGGTTCCGGTCTACAACTCGATCACCTGATGCCGTAGACCTCCAGCTCGAAGATGCGCGCGGCGGCGTCGTTGTTCTGGGCTGGCACCAGCACATCGAGCCGGACGTACCGCCCGCTGACCGCGATGTCGTGCCGAGTCACGCTCGCTGTGTTGCCGCGCACCTGGGCGAGGGTTGTCCAGGTGTCGCCGTCCTCGGACACCCGCAGGTCGTAGTCGCGGGTGTTCCAGGCCGGCGTCTCGGCACCGGCAGCGGCGTGCCGCACGATGATCGCGGTCAGCGGGCTGGCCGCGCCCAGGTCCAGACTCAACCACTTGTCCGTGCCGGAGGAGCACCACTTGTCGGTGATGCCGCCATCGACCGTGCCGTTGATCGCCTTCGGCGGGCCTTCGTTGACGGTGCACGAGGGGGATGCGGTGGCCGTGCCACCGCCTGCCAGATTCGTCGGGCCGCCGACTCCGTAGACCTCGAACTCGGGGATGCGGGCGGCGGCCCCGCCGACGTTGTTGGCGCTGGTGATGGTGAGCCGTACGTGCCGTGCCGGGGTGGCGACGATCGGGTGGTACGTGCGGCTGTTGCGGAGCTGCTCGCTCTGCTGGACAGCGGTGGCCCAGCCGGCCCCGTCGGTCGAGGTCTCGATGCGGTACGTCTGGGTGTTCAGGTTCGTCGACTCGCCGCCCAGGGCGGCGTTCTTCAACACGAACCCGGTCACGTCCTGTGTCGAACCGAGGTCCACCTGGAGCACCTTCGAGTCGGTCGCCAGCGTGCACCACTTGGTGCCCAACTTCCCGTCGAAGGCCATCGCCGGCCCCTCCCCGGTCGAGCAGGGGGTCGATCCGGTCGCGAGGCCCCCGGCGGCGAGGTTCGGGCCGAGGTCAGGCGCGGGCGGAGGACTGAACCCGTCGTCGATCGACGGCGGCGCGTCGTCGGGATCCGTCCCCCAGGTCGACGGGTTCGGCCCCATCGTGTAACTCAGCGTCGCACCGGCGCCGATGTCCGCGTACCGCAGCCACGGGCGCGAGGTCACCGCCCCGTCGACCGACACACCCTGCACGTACGGACTGCCCGTCCCAGCGTTGGCCGCGTCGATCCTGATGTCACCGGTGGGCCGGTCGATGAGGATCGAGGGGAACGACGGACCGTGCAGGGCCAACGTGTCGCTGCCCGGGGTGGTCGGATACATGCCCAGCGCAGCCCACACCAACCACGCCGACGTGGCGCCGAGGTCGTCGTTGCCAGGAAGGCCGCCGGGGTCGTTGGTGAACGACTCGGTCATCACCCTCCGCACGACGGCGCTGGTCTTGGCGGGTACGCCGGCGAAGTGGTAGATCCACGGCACGCCGTGTTCGGGTTCGTTGCCGATGTAGAAGTACGGCCGGGAGAGGCCACCGTTGAGTTGGGTGAAGTGGTGGTCGAGTCGTTGGATGGCCGTCTGCCGGCCGCCCATCAGCTCGATCAGCGCACGGTAGTTGTACGGGACCATCCAGGTGTACTGGGTCGCGTTGCCCTCCGCGTACCCCGTCTGGCTGATCGGGTCGAGCGGCGCCGGCCAGGAGCCGTCCTCGGCCCGGTCCTGAAGGTAGCCGAACGCGGGGTGGTACAGGTTGCGCCACCACTGCGATCGCCGGATGTACGCGTTGTACCTCGCGGTGTCGCCGACCGCCCGGGCGAACTGCGCGACGGCGAAGTCGGAGGCGGAATACTCCAGCGAGTCCGCCGCGTTCTCGTGCACGTACTGCCGGGCGACGTAGCCCTCCTGCCGGGCGCGGAGCGGAATGCCCTGCATGGTGCCGCCGTACGAGCTGCGGTCCATGATGGTCAGCGCCGCAGCGGTGTCGAAGCCGCGCGCGCCGAACGCGTGCATGCTGGACACCACGATCGGCCCCGGATCGCCCATCATCACGGCGTGCTCGTTGTGGTTCTGCGACCACTTGGGCAGCAGGCCGCCCTGCTGGCCCGCGAGCACCATCGACTTGGCCATGTCGCTCGCCTCGTCGGGTGCGATCAGTGCGATGAGTGCCGCCCACGAGCGGTAGATGTCCCAGCCCGCGAAGTTCTGGTAAACCGGATGGCCGGCGCTGTGTATCTGGTTGTCGAACCCGCGGTAACGCCCGTCGACGTCGCTTGCCAGGTTGGGGTTGACCAGCACGTGATAGAGCGCCGTGTAGAACTTCCGCAGGTCGGCGCTTGTCCCTCCGGTCACCTGGATCCGGTTCAGAGACAGGTTCCACTCGCTCACGGCATTCGCGCGTACGGTGTCGAAGGCGAAGCCGGGCTGCTCCGCTGCGAGGTTCGCCTGTGCCCCGGCCAGGCTGACGAACGATATTCCGACCTTCACCTGGACGGTCCGGTTGGTGGTGGTGTCGAACGTGAGGTAGCCGCCGGAGCGGACGCCGTTGGCCGAGGCGGAGCCCGGCGAGACCGTTCCCTCGAGCCAGGTGCCGAAGGCCGTCGGGGTCCGGTCGAACTCCATCCGGTAGAAGATCTGGTGTGTCTTGGTGGAGTGGCAGAAACCGCCACCGGTGAAGGTGCCGGTGACCGTGCGACCGCTGATGGCGACCGAACCGCTGCGGCTCCCGGTGGCGTTGCGACTCGTGTTCAGGAGGATCTGCGCGGATCTGGTCGACGGATACGTCAGCCGCATCGCCGCGCTGCGCCGCGTCGAGGACAGTTCGACCTGAGTCGCGCCGTAGTTGTCCAGAACGGTCCGGTAGTACCCGGGCGACGCCGCCTCGTTGGCCTTGCTGTATT
Coding sequences within:
- a CDS encoding winged helix DNA-binding domain-containing protein, whose product is MTVLDSRALNRATLARQLLLDRAEMPVSGAVAHLGGLQAQEPQEPFVGLWSRLRAFDPAVLSHLLTERRVVRTHLMRRTVHLVVADDAVAWRSRHDAMLRQRVLGVYRGELTGVDLDELAVAARAVLADGEPRSMPEIGRALVERWPSAGARALGEMAVALLPLIQLPPRGLWRTKGGVRHALLSAWLGRDVDPSTPDGTDPVGQVLVRRYLTAFGPAATADLRAWCGLAGLPTAVAAMRDELVTFRDERGRKLIDLPDAPRPDPETPAPVRFLPAFDNAILGYDDRSRIIDDAHRLLSVGGERVVLVDGRVAATWTVESGTLTVNPLTSLTRADRAAVEEQGHALALFLSDDESDRVRVVPSSS
- a CDS encoding right-handed parallel beta-helix repeat-containing protein, which encodes MGRRAALRAGLAATALAGGATLAAKPAAAALPATGDGWVSVLAHGAVGDGVTDDTAAIQAAFDAARTATPNLGVLFPAGRTYRVSNRVTLSGLTDTALRGHGATLALIDAAPVTVKDQVRGVLQIQGCHRLKVLGLNLVDNAATYWYSGLVITASTGIVVDGVVSRGFRHTGISVWDNTPGTSNDILITNCTTEDVRLGIATNGHDVRITNNHVAMDWLSSQEAEDWGGVWRAESKYYDGINVWFGADRTVVSGNTITECGQAGVYTQQVTNLVVADNTVSGCQLRGIEVDGSARGSLPRSGQAVGVSITGNAVTDCVGHLNVLAARDVTVVGNRVENPDASRAVSCVAVHQGSTKAVVVGNHLRQAHPSHPAVFVDTASVDVTLAWNAVEAAVPYQAPADTVVIRRSGPGQIRTDGKLIAVGGIGVGNSVAATTPGSVVRKIEVFSSTGQSLGWVPVYNSIT
- a CDS encoding GH92 family glycosyl hydrolase produces the protein MRKQPTTAAIVVGVLLAAGLIATPAATVTAAPSLAAAIPLTQHVDPFIGTGMSNAPDPVPGGAGGATVPGPVMPFGMVQFSPDTPLASPSGYRHSDTTVEEFSLTHFNGAGCANNEDIGILPITGNLTTSPGTTWTSYAGKYSKANEAASPGYYRTVLDNYGATQVELSSTRRSAAMRLTYPSTRSAQILLNTSRNATGSRSGSVAISGRTVTGTFTGGGFCHSTKTHQIFYRMEFDRTPTAFGTWLEGTVSPGSASANGVRSGGYLTFDTTTNRTVQVKVGISFVSLAGAQANLAAEQPGFAFDTVRANAVSEWNLSLNRIQVTGGTSADLRKFYTALYHVLVNPNLASDVDGRYRGFDNQIHSAGHPVYQNFAGWDIYRSWAALIALIAPDEASDMAKSMVLAGQQGGLLPKWSQNHNEHAVMMGDPGPIVVSSMHAFGARGFDTAAALTIMDRSSYGGTMQGIPLRARQEGYVARQYVHENAADSLEYSASDFAVAQFARAVGDTARYNAYIRRSQWWRNLYHPAFGYLQDRAEDGSWPAPLDPISQTGYAEGNATQYTWMVPYNYRALIELMGGRQTAIQRLDHHFTQLNGGLSRPYFYIGNEPEHGVPWIYHFAGVPAKTSAVVRRVMTESFTNDPGGLPGNDDLGATSAWLVWAALGMYPTTPGSDTLALHGPSFPSILIDRPTGDIRIDAANAGTGSPYVQGVSVDGAVTSRPWLRYADIGAGATLSYTMGPNPSTWGTDPDDAPPSIDDGFSPPPAPDLGPNLAAGGLATGSTPCSTGEGPAMAFDGKLGTKWCTLATDSKVLQVDLGSTQDVTGFVLKNAALGGESTNLNTQTYRIETSTDGAGWATAVQQSEQLRNSRTYHPIVATPARHVRLTITSANNVGGAAARIPEFEVYGVGGPTNLAGGGTATASPSCTVNEGPPKAINGTVDGGITDKWCSSGTDKWLSLDLGAASPLTAIIVRHAAAGAETPAWNTRDYDLRVSEDGDTWTTLAQVRGNTASVTRHDIAVSGRYVRLDVLVPAQNNDAAARIFELEVYGIR